TCTGGGCGATCGCATGCTGATTCTGGTCGACATCGAGAAGCTGCTGAGCAGCGACGAGATGGCGCTGGTTGATAACCTGCGTAGCGCATAATCGAATCATTACGGGCCGGTTCTGGCTGGCCCGTGATAGTTCCACTGAGTAATAATTTCTTTTAAATCATATAATAAAGCCTCGTCTCCCCCTAATTTCCTGCTTTTACCTGCCGATAATCCCTGAGTCACTTTTTAATTACCTACTTTGTTCAGGGTTACTCATGTTTACGAAAATCCGTGTTGTCACCAGCCTGCTGCTGGTGTTGCTGGTGTTTGGTCTGTTACAGGCCTTATCCGGCTCCATCTTTTACTCCGCATTAAGCCACGATAAGCAAAGCTTCGCCGTTTCCCAGCTGGCGATGCAGAATACGCAGTCACTCAATGACGCTTATATGAGCCTTAACCAGAGCCGCGTCCTGCTGACCCGCATTCAGCTGCGTATCGCCACCAGTAAACTGGATGGTAAAACGCCCGATGTCGCCTCGCTGTTTGAAGACAGTCAGCGCTTCCAGCAGGCGGCAGCGGGTTTCTACAAGACGTTCAAAGAGACGCCAGATACCCCAGGACAGGATGCGGAACTTAACAACCAGCTCGACCAGCGCTTCGGCGACTATTCGGGTGCGCTGAATAGCCTGCAGAGTGCGCTTCAGGTCAATGATATGGCGGCAGCCGCAAAAGCCCCGGTGGCACCGAGCCAGAGTGCATTTTTAACGTTGTATCGTGAGTGGCGCGCCGATCAGAGTCACCTGAGCACGCTGGGCGTGGCAGAGAACAGCAGTGCTTACAGCCGTATGATGTGGATCCTCTCCACCATCATGGCCGCCGTGGTTGCGGTGATCGTGCTCTGCTGGTTTGGCCTGCGCAAAATCGTGATGACGCCGCTGAACAGCAGCATCAATCATATTCAGCACATCGCCCAGGGCGATCTGACCCAGCCGATCGTGGTAGAAGGGCGCAACGAGATGACCCAGCTTGCGGCCAGCCTGCATGACATGCAGCAGTCTCTGGTGCGCACCGTAACTAACGTGCGTGAAGGATCGGATGCGATCTTTACCGGCGCCAGTGAGATCTCTGCCGGGAACAATGACCTCTCTGCCCGCACCGAACAGCAGGCGGCCTCACTGGAGCAGACGGCGGCCAGCATGGAGCAGCTGACTGCTACCGTGAAGCAGAACGCCGAAAACGCCCGCCAGGCCTCACAGCTGGCACTCAGCGCCTCCGAAACCGCAGAAAAAGGCGGCAACGTGGTGGCTGGCGTGGTGAAAACCATGAGCGAAATCGCCGGCAGCTCGAAGAAGATTGCCGATATCACCAGCGTGATTGATGGCATCGCATTCCAGACCAACATCCTGGCGCTGAATGCGGCGGTTGAAGCGGCGCGTGCCGGTGAACAGGGCCGTGGATTTGCAGTGGTCGCGGGCGAGGTGCGTAATCTGGCACAGCGCAGCGCCCAGGCAGCCAAAGAGATCAAAGGACTGATTGATGACTCCGTGAACCGGGTCAATGTGGGTTCGCAGCTGGTCGGCACCGCCGGGGAAACCATGAGCGATATCGTCAGTGCAGTTACGCGCGTCACCGACATCATGGGCGAAATTGCCTCGGCGTCGGATGAGCAGAGCCGTGGCATCGATCAGGTCGGTCAGGCGGTCACCGAGATGGATCGCGTGACCCAGCAGAACGCCTCGCTGGTGGAGGAGTCCGCTGCGGCGGCCGCTTCGCTGGAAGATCAGGCCAGCCGGTTAAGCCAGGCCGTGTCAGTGTTCAGAGTCAAACGTGAAGCCAGGCAGACGCTGACAAAGCATCTGCCGATTGCTGCGCCCGCCACGGCGGCGCTGGCACCCCGCAAAGCCCTGACCGCCCCGGTCAGTGATACGCACTGGGAAACCTTCTGATGTAAAGCTGCGCATCCTGCGGGATGCGCAGCTACCCCCTTTATTCCTCTGCTTAAAGCCAAACTCAGCAGCTCCTGCTGATAAAATTAATTACAAAAGCCACTTCTCTCCTGAAAGCGCCGAAAAGCGTTAATTAATCCCGAAAACCCGCCGATATAGCCGCTGCACCTAAATTAACCTGCAGGGGAACATGATGTTAAAAAAAATAAAAGTGGTGACCAGTTTAATCGCAGTCCTGGTTATCTTTGGCGCGCTCCAGTTAGTCGCTGGCAGCCTTTTCTGGTCAGCTCTCAATAAAGACAAAGAGTCCTTCGCGCTGTCGCAGGTCTCTAACCGCAATGTCACCGAGATGACTGACGCCTATATTTCACTGAATAACAGCCGCACCACGCTGAACCGCGGCATGCTGCGCTTACAGACCAGCATGGCATCGCAGATGAACGGCGGTCAGCTTGATGAGCTGATCAATAAAGCCAATAAGCAGCTGGTGGAAGCCGATCGCCACTACAAAATCTATTACCATTTGCCTACCACGCCCGGTCTTGATGAGAAGCTGGGCGACAAGCTGGAAGCCGACTACACCAATTACGAAAACGGCCTGAAAGCGATGGTAAAAAGTCTACAGGCTCGCGACCTGGAAGGCATGTTCAAACAGAACATTGAGCAGAAGCAGGTGGCGATGCAGGGCAGCTATGACAAATGGCGCGCACTTCAGACTGCACTTTCCGATCAGGGCATGGAAAAGAATCAGAAAGCCTTCACCCAGATGATGTGGCTGCTGGCCACCATTGGCGTTGTAGTGCTCGCGGTGATTATTACCTGCTGGTTTGGCCTGCGTCAGGTGCTGATTCAGCCGCTGCAACAGCTGCTGGCACAGATTCGCGCTATCGCCTCTGGCGATTTGACCCAGCCAATTGTGGTTGAGGGTCGTAATGAAATGAGCCAGCTGGCGGCAGGCATCCACGAGATGCAGCAGTCGCTGGTGATGACTGTCGGTAATGTGCGTGACGGCTCTGATGCCATCTTCACCGGTGCCAGCGAAATCGCCGCCGGCAATAACGACCTTTCATCCCGTACCGAAGAGCAGGCCGCCTCACTGGAGCAGACCGCAGCCAGCATGGAGCAGCTCACCGCCACGGTGAAGCAGAACGCTGATAACGCCCGTCAGGCGTCGCAGCTGGCGCTGACCGCCTCCGAAACCGCGCAGCAGGGCGGTAAAGTGGTCAATGGCGTCGTCACGACCATGAAAGAGATCGCCGGTAGCTCGAAGAAAATCGCTGACATCATCAGCGTCATCGACGGCATCGCTTTCCAGACCAACATCCTGGCGCTGAATGCGGCGGTTGAAGCGGCCCGTGCCGGTGAACAGGGTCGTGGTTTTGCGGTGGTTGCCGGTGAAGTGCGCAGTCTGGCACAGCGCAGCGCTCAGGCCGCCAAAGAGATCAAAGGCCTGATTGAAGACTCCGTCTCACGCGTCAACAGCGGTTCACTGCAGGTTGAAAGCGCCGGCAGCACCATGAATGAGATCGTGGGCGCGGTGACCCGCGTGACCGACATCATGGGTGAAATCGCGTCGGCGTCCGATGAGCAGAGCCGCGGTATTGAGCAGGTCGGTGTGGCTGTGACTGAGATGGATCGTGTAACCCAGCAGAACGCCTCACTGGTTGAGGAGTCTGCCGCCGCTGCCGCTGCACTGGAGCAGCAGGCCAGCGTACTGACCCAGGCCGTCTCCGTTTTCAAAATTTCCCGCGCCTGATTTCCCGCCTTTCACCCTGGCGGCGGCGTAAAGCCGCTGCCATGCATAAAGTTCCCCCCGACTCCGCCGATAAATAAACACGAATCGCTAACCAATGAGGTGTTTATGTTTAGTCGTGTACGAGTCGTTTCCGGCCTGCTGTGTGTGCTGGCGCTGTTTGCGCTGCTGCAGCTTTTTTCGGGCGGAATGTTTTTCAAAACTGTCAGTTCAGATAAAGAGAATTTTGCCTACAACCAGCGCCTGAATACATTGCAACAGGCGATGGGCACCTCATGGGTTTCGCTTGTTCAGGCGCGCAACACCCTTAACCGCGCCGGTATTCGTTTTCTCCAGGATGCACAGATGTCGGGTTCGGGTGCCAGCGTAAAAGAGCTGGTCGCACTGGCGGGCCAGGAGCTGAAAGAAGCCGAAGTCAACTATCAGATCTTTAACGATAACCTGTCTGAAAAAGGCAAAACCGCTGAGAACGTCCTGACGTTACAGGCGAACTACAAGGCCTACCACGATGCACTGGCGGAGCTGATGGTGTTCTTCACCAACGGCAACTTCAAAGGTTTTGTGGATCAGCCAACGCAGAGTTTCCAGGACAAGTTCCAGAAAGATTACAGCGCCTGGCTTGAGCACAACAAAGTGCTGGCACAGCAGGGCGTGGAAGCCAACCAGCAGGCGTACAGCCGCTCCATCACCATCGTCATCGCCACGCTGGCCGTGACGTTACTGATGATTATCCTGGTGTGGAACGTCATGCGTTCCGTGCTTATTCGCCCACTGCGTCAGAGCATTGAGCATATCCAGCACATTGCACGCGGCGATCTGACCCAGCCGGTTGAGATTAACGTGCGAAACGAAATCGGTGAGTTACTGACCTCGCTGCAGCACATGCAGCAGGAACTGGTGCGCACCGTGCGGACTGTGCGTGACGGCTCTGATGCCATTTATACCGGTGCCAGCGAAATCTCCATCGGCAATAACGATCTCTCTTCACGAACCGAACAGCAGGCCGCCTCGCTGGAGCAGACCGCTGCCAGCATGGAGCAGCTCACCGCAACCGTGAAGCAGAATGCTGAAAACGCCCGTCAGGCGTCGAAGCTGGCGCTGACCGCCTCTGAAACCGCGCAGCAGGGCGGTAAAGTGGTGGATGGCGTCGTCACCACCATGAAAGAGATTGCGGGCAGCTCGAAGAAGATTGCCGATATCACCAGTGTGATCGATGGCATCGCCTTCCAGACCAACATCCTGGCACTGAACGCGGCGGTTGAAGCGGCGCGTGCCGGTGAACAGGGTCGCGGTTTTGCGGTGGTTGCCGGGGAAGTGCGCAGCCTGGCGCAGCGTAGCGCTCAGGCCGCGAAAGAGATCAAAGGTCTGATCGAAGATTCGGTTAGCCGCGTTAATACCGGCTCGGTGCTGGTAGAGAGCGCCGGTGACACCATGAGCAACATCGTCAGCGCCGTGACACGCGTGACTGACATCATGGGTGAGATCGCCTCTGCATCCGACGAACAGAGCCGTGGCATTGACCAGGTGGGCCTTGCGGTGACCGAGATGGATCGCGTCACACAGCAGAACGCCTCACTGGTCGAAGAGTCAGCCGCAGCGGCTGCAGCGCTCGAAGATCAGGCAAGTCACTTAAAACAAGCGGTTTCAGTGTTCAATATTGGTAAAGAATTTGTCGCTCAGGCCGTTAACAAGACAACGGCGATGAAAACTCTCCAGTCAGAAGCACCGTTAGCCGTTGGTCGTCCGGCTGCTGCACGCAGCGACGACAACTGGGAAACCTTTTAATCGCCCGTGGCCCGGTCGCCGTTAAGCCGCCGGGCATCGCAGCAGAAAAATAATGTATTCAGTTCGGGCCAGGTGCAGAGATGAAAAAATCGACAATTTTAGATCAAAGTGAGACGACAACGCTGCTGTCGCAGATGGTGCAGCGTTTACCGCTCTCCGATACGCATTTTCGTCGTATCAGCCAGCTGATCTATCAGCGTGCCGGTATCGTACTGGCCGACCACAAGCGTGAGATGGTTTACAACCGTCTGGTTCGACGCCTGCGTACGCTGAACATCGATGATTTCGGTCGCTACCTGGCGCTGCTGGAGTCCGATCCGAACAGTGCTGAGTGGCAGGCGTTTATCAACGCCCTGACCACGAACCTGACCGCGTTCTTCCGCGAAGCGCATCACTTCCCGATTCTGGCGGAGCATGCACGTAAGCGTCAGGGCAATTTCAGCGTCTGGAGTACCGCAGCGTCAACCGGCGAAGAGCCTTATTCGATCGCTATGACGCTGGCGGAAGCGCTGGGCACCGGACCGGGGAAGTTCCAGGTTCATGCCAGCGATATCGACACCCAGGTGCTGGAAAAAGCGGTGGCGGGTGTGTATCGCCAGGAAGAGCTGCGCACGCTGTCACCCGCGCAAATGCAGCGCTACTTCCTGCGCGGCACCGGTCCTCATGCCGGCATGGTGCGGGCGCGTCCTGAGCTGACCAACATGGTCACGTACGCGCAGCTTAACCTGCTGGCCAATGACTGGGCGCTGCCGGGTCAGTTCGACGCAATTTTCTGTCGCAATGTGATGATCTATTTCGATAAAGAGACGCAGGAGAAGATTCTGCGTCGGTTTGTCCCACTGCTGAAGCC
This genomic window from Pantoea sp. Lij88 contains:
- a CDS encoding methyl-accepting chemotaxis protein; protein product: MFTKIRVVTSLLLVLLVFGLLQALSGSIFYSALSHDKQSFAVSQLAMQNTQSLNDAYMSLNQSRVLLTRIQLRIATSKLDGKTPDVASLFEDSQRFQQAAAGFYKTFKETPDTPGQDAELNNQLDQRFGDYSGALNSLQSALQVNDMAAAAKAPVAPSQSAFLTLYREWRADQSHLSTLGVAENSSAYSRMMWILSTIMAAVVAVIVLCWFGLRKIVMTPLNSSINHIQHIAQGDLTQPIVVEGRNEMTQLAASLHDMQQSLVRTVTNVREGSDAIFTGASEISAGNNDLSARTEQQAASLEQTAASMEQLTATVKQNAENARQASQLALSASETAEKGGNVVAGVVKTMSEIAGSSKKIADITSVIDGIAFQTNILALNAAVEAARAGEQGRGFAVVAGEVRNLAQRSAQAAKEIKGLIDDSVNRVNVGSQLVGTAGETMSDIVSAVTRVTDIMGEIASASDEQSRGIDQVGQAVTEMDRVTQQNASLVEESAAAAASLEDQASRLSQAVSVFRVKREARQTLTKHLPIAAPATAALAPRKALTAPVSDTHWETF
- a CDS encoding methyl-accepting chemotaxis protein, with the translated sequence MLKKIKVVTSLIAVLVIFGALQLVAGSLFWSALNKDKESFALSQVSNRNVTEMTDAYISLNNSRTTLNRGMLRLQTSMASQMNGGQLDELINKANKQLVEADRHYKIYYHLPTTPGLDEKLGDKLEADYTNYENGLKAMVKSLQARDLEGMFKQNIEQKQVAMQGSYDKWRALQTALSDQGMEKNQKAFTQMMWLLATIGVVVLAVIITCWFGLRQVLIQPLQQLLAQIRAIASGDLTQPIVVEGRNEMSQLAAGIHEMQQSLVMTVGNVRDGSDAIFTGASEIAAGNNDLSSRTEEQAASLEQTAASMEQLTATVKQNADNARQASQLALTASETAQQGGKVVNGVVTTMKEIAGSSKKIADIISVIDGIAFQTNILALNAAVEAARAGEQGRGFAVVAGEVRSLAQRSAQAAKEIKGLIEDSVSRVNSGSLQVESAGSTMNEIVGAVTRVTDIMGEIASASDEQSRGIEQVGVAVTEMDRVTQQNASLVEESAAAAAALEQQASVLTQAVSVFKISRA
- a CDS encoding methyl-accepting chemotaxis protein: MFSRVRVVSGLLCVLALFALLQLFSGGMFFKTVSSDKENFAYNQRLNTLQQAMGTSWVSLVQARNTLNRAGIRFLQDAQMSGSGASVKELVALAGQELKEAEVNYQIFNDNLSEKGKTAENVLTLQANYKAYHDALAELMVFFTNGNFKGFVDQPTQSFQDKFQKDYSAWLEHNKVLAQQGVEANQQAYSRSITIVIATLAVTLLMIILVWNVMRSVLIRPLRQSIEHIQHIARGDLTQPVEINVRNEIGELLTSLQHMQQELVRTVRTVRDGSDAIYTGASEISIGNNDLSSRTEQQAASLEQTAASMEQLTATVKQNAENARQASKLALTASETAQQGGKVVDGVVTTMKEIAGSSKKIADITSVIDGIAFQTNILALNAAVEAARAGEQGRGFAVVAGEVRSLAQRSAQAAKEIKGLIEDSVSRVNTGSVLVESAGDTMSNIVSAVTRVTDIMGEIASASDEQSRGIDQVGLAVTEMDRVTQQNASLVEESAAAAAALEDQASHLKQAVSVFNIGKEFVAQAVNKTTAMKTLQSEAPLAVGRPAAARSDDNWETF
- the cheR gene encoding protein-glutamate O-methyltransferase CheR, with the translated sequence MKKSTILDQSETTTLLSQMVQRLPLSDTHFRRISQLIYQRAGIVLADHKREMVYNRLVRRLRTLNIDDFGRYLALLESDPNSAEWQAFINALTTNLTAFFREAHHFPILAEHARKRQGNFSVWSTAASTGEEPYSIAMTLAEALGTGPGKFQVHASDIDTQVLEKAVAGVYRQEELRTLSPAQMQRYFLRGTGPHAGMVRARPELTNMVTYAQLNLLANDWALPGQFDAIFCRNVMIYFDKETQEKILRRFVPLLKPGGILFAGHSENFSQISKEFWLRGQTVYGLTKER